A single Xylanimonas cellulosilytica DSM 15894 DNA region contains:
- a CDS encoding (Fe-S)-binding protein, which produces MRIALAATCIADTLFPAAPQAVVRLLERLGHEVVVPPGQACCGQMHVNSGYVDEAVPVIRNHVRTFAPVADGEWDAVVMPSGSCTGCVRHQQAAVARRVGLHDLAATAQAVAAHTYELSELLVDVLGVTDVGAWFPHRVTYHPTCHSLRMIGVGDRPLRLLRAVEGIDLVELPRAESCCGFGGTFALKNADVSAAMLADKTANVRSTTAAVLTAGDMSCLMHIGGGLSRQRSGVAALHLAEILASTRDDPTPLPDGTFSQVGVA; this is translated from the coding sequence GTGCGCATCGCGCTGGCCGCGACCTGCATCGCCGACACCCTCTTCCCCGCCGCCCCGCAGGCCGTCGTCCGCCTGCTCGAACGGCTCGGCCACGAGGTCGTGGTGCCGCCCGGGCAGGCGTGCTGCGGGCAGATGCACGTCAACAGCGGGTACGTCGACGAGGCCGTGCCCGTGATCCGCAACCACGTGCGCACCTTCGCGCCGGTCGCCGACGGCGAGTGGGACGCCGTCGTGATGCCCTCCGGGTCGTGCACCGGCTGCGTACGGCACCAGCAGGCGGCGGTCGCGCGTCGTGTCGGGCTCCACGACCTCGCCGCCACCGCGCAGGCCGTCGCCGCGCACACCTACGAGCTGTCCGAGCTGCTCGTGGACGTGCTCGGCGTCACCGACGTCGGCGCGTGGTTCCCCCACCGCGTCACCTACCACCCGACGTGCCACTCGCTGCGGATGATCGGCGTCGGCGACCGGCCCCTGCGGCTGCTGCGCGCCGTCGAGGGCATCGACCTGGTCGAGCTGCCCCGCGCCGAGAGCTGTTGCGGGTTCGGCGGCACGTTCGCGCTGAAGAACGCCGACGTCTCGGCTGCGATGCTGGCGGACAAGACGGCGAACGTCCGCTCCACCACGGCCGCCGTGCTCACGGCCGGCGACATGTCCTGCCTCATGCACATCGGCGGCGGGCTCTCCCGGCAGCGCTCGGGCGTCGCCGCCCTGCACCTGGCCGAGATCCTCGCCTCCACCCGCGACGACCCGACGCCGCTGCCCGACGGCACGTTCTCCCAGGTGGGCGTGGCATGA
- a CDS encoding Gfo/Idh/MocA family protein codes for MTLETTGRAPLRVAIVGAGGVAHLHAQALADDDRVALVAVAEPDPARRTEFAARYGIPAAYPDHGELLAAESLDLVHLCTPPHLHRRQALDAFAAGADVLCEKPPALSLVDLAAMEDAAAASDRRLGVTFQQRTGTAAAHVKRLLDDGALGRPLLAQCQTLWHRDVGYYAVDWRGTWASEGGGTTFGHGIHQLDLLTHLLGDWAEVDARLWRLARDIEMEDVSTATIRFANGAVAQAASSVLSPRETSVIRLDTTLATVEVEHLYGHGAANWRITPAPGVDAAGWKLPATDEPSGHTPLIRAVVDALWEGRPFPDLVTGARRTLELVTAVYASATHGRSVTPADLRTDQRFRASLAADVTDLRPYASTDEGKE; via the coding sequence GTGACACTGGAGACCACCGGTCGCGCTCCGCTGCGCGTCGCGATCGTCGGCGCGGGCGGCGTCGCCCACCTGCACGCGCAGGCCCTCGCCGACGACGACCGCGTCGCCCTCGTCGCGGTCGCCGAGCCCGACCCCGCCCGGCGCACGGAGTTCGCCGCCCGTTACGGCATCCCGGCCGCCTACCCGGACCACGGCGAGCTGCTCGCCGCCGAGAGCCTCGACCTCGTGCACCTGTGCACCCCGCCGCACCTGCACCGGCGCCAGGCGCTCGACGCGTTCGCCGCCGGGGCGGACGTGCTGTGCGAGAAGCCGCCCGCGCTCTCGCTGGTGGACCTGGCGGCCATGGAGGACGCCGCCGCGGCGTCGGACCGCCGGCTCGGGGTGACCTTCCAGCAGCGCACCGGCACCGCCGCGGCCCACGTCAAGCGCCTGCTCGACGACGGCGCGCTCGGCCGCCCGCTGCTCGCCCAGTGCCAGACGCTGTGGCACCGCGACGTCGGCTACTACGCCGTCGACTGGCGTGGCACGTGGGCGAGCGAGGGCGGTGGCACCACCTTCGGCCACGGCATCCACCAGCTCGACCTGCTCACCCACCTGCTCGGCGACTGGGCCGAGGTCGACGCGCGGCTGTGGCGGCTCGCCCGCGACATCGAGATGGAGGACGTCTCCACCGCGACGATCCGGTTCGCGAACGGGGCCGTCGCCCAGGCCGCCTCCAGCGTGCTGAGCCCGCGCGAGACCTCCGTGATCCGGCTGGACACCACGCTCGCCACCGTCGAGGTCGAGCACCTGTACGGTCACGGCGCCGCGAACTGGCGGATCACCCCTGCCCCCGGCGTCGACGCCGCCGGATGGAAGCTGCCCGCGACGGACGAGCCCAGCGGCCACACCCCGCTGATCCGCGCGGTGGTCGACGCCCTGTGGGAGGGCCGCCCCTTCCCCGACCTGGTCACCGGCGCCCGCCGCACGCTCGAGCTCGTGACCGCCGTCTACGCCTCCGCCACCCACGGCCGGTCCGTCACCCCCGCCGACCTGCGCACCGACCAGCGGTTCCGAGCATCGCTCGCCGCGGACGTCACGGACCTGCGACCATACGCATCGACCGACGAAGGGAAGGAGTGA
- a CDS encoding 3-ketoacyl-ACP reductase has translation MPPAALVTGGNRGIGLGISRRLVADGFAVSILATREEPADVLRELRDLAGDDSLVRYVRGSVADLDTHSRYVDDAVAAWGRLDLLVNNAGVGPRVRADLLEAAPEEFDRVLGINLRGPYFLTQTFANRVIALRGDAPPQDALVATIVNVSSISATTVSTNRGEYCVSKAGVGMATQLWAVRLAPEGIVVYEVRPGIVATDMTAGVSAKYDAYFAAGNVPIARWGRPADVAGAVSILASGATPYSTGEVFHVDGGLHVPVL, from the coding sequence ATGCCCCCAGCAGCACTGGTCACCGGCGGCAACCGCGGGATCGGCCTCGGCATCAGCCGGCGCCTGGTCGCCGACGGGTTCGCCGTCTCGATCCTGGCCACCCGCGAGGAACCGGCCGACGTGCTCCGGGAGCTGCGGGACCTCGCGGGCGACGACTCGCTGGTGCGCTACGTGCGCGGCTCGGTCGCCGACCTGGACACGCACTCCCGGTACGTCGACGACGCCGTGGCCGCGTGGGGGCGCCTCGACCTGCTGGTCAACAACGCCGGGGTGGGCCCGCGCGTCCGGGCCGACCTGCTGGAGGCCGCGCCCGAGGAGTTCGACCGGGTGCTCGGCATCAACCTGCGCGGTCCCTACTTCCTCACCCAGACGTTCGCGAACCGCGTGATCGCGCTGCGGGGGGACGCGCCGCCGCAGGACGCCCTCGTCGCGACGATCGTCAACGTCTCCTCGATCTCCGCGACCACTGTCTCGACCAACCGCGGCGAGTACTGCGTCTCCAAGGCGGGCGTCGGCATGGCCACCCAGCTCTGGGCGGTGCGCCTGGCCCCCGAGGGCATCGTCGTCTACGAGGTGCGCCCCGGCATCGTCGCGACCGACATGACCGCCGGGGTGAGTGCCAAGTACGACGCGTACTTCGCCGCCGGCAACGTGCCCATCGCCCGCTGGGGCCGCCCCGCCGACGTCGCCGGGGCCGTGTCGATCCTCGCGTCGGGCGCCACGCCGTACTCGACCGGCGAGGTGTTCCACGTGGACGGCGGCCTGCACGTGCCGGTGCTGTGA
- a CDS encoding FAD-dependent oxidoreductase, translated as MDTLRIAGHDVPVLTANTVVVGTGSAGYCAAARLVQLGQPDVVMVADKIHAGASRNAGSDKQTYYKLTLSGAEPDSVREMAQTLFAGGAMDGDNALAEAALSARAFLHLVDLGVPFPQNRFGEFVGYKTDHDPRQRATSVGPYTSRTMVERLEARVLRDGVRVLGECRVVDVVTMPDGGGRAVAGLLVLRTDVPHDGAASPWLLLRCTNLVYATGGPAGMYATRVFPNGQWGASGAAHRAGVHGKNLTEWQFGLASTHPRWNVSGTYMQVIPRFVSTDAAGGDEREFLTEAIGDYGRLLSLVFLKGYQWPLDIRKARDGSSLIDLLVYRETVLRGRRVFLDFRRNPVRDDLDPSALSPEAYEYLDKAGVLFGTPVQRLRHMNEPAYQFYRDKNPYVDLETQLLEVDVCAQHNNGGLVVDAWWHSNVAGFFPVGEAGGAHGVYRPGGAALNSGQVGATRAAQYIAARRTHAPLDDDAFAVAAEPVLAEALALTAAATGRATAGDPDNTGELLRAAQELMSAKAGPVRSAASIHEALDQVGEWLAAYPQRVSADAGSRRSVDRTFLVRDILTSAYVYLSAMADYVAHGGRSRGSVLYTDASGGLPLTGYGPGAQAELDLPAEFRFVLDGGALDDVVQETAYTPGADAGKVTFTWRPRRPIPPADDFFENVWRDYRKHGNVR; from the coding sequence ATGGACACGCTGCGCATCGCCGGGCACGACGTCCCGGTCCTCACCGCCAACACCGTCGTCGTCGGCACCGGGTCGGCGGGCTACTGCGCCGCGGCCCGGCTGGTCCAGCTCGGGCAGCCCGACGTCGTCATGGTCGCCGACAAGATCCACGCGGGCGCGAGCCGCAACGCGGGCTCGGACAAGCAGACCTACTACAAGCTCACCCTCTCGGGCGCCGAGCCGGACTCGGTCCGTGAGATGGCGCAGACCCTCTTCGCGGGCGGCGCGATGGACGGCGACAACGCGCTCGCGGAGGCCGCGCTGTCCGCGCGGGCGTTCCTGCACCTCGTGGACCTCGGCGTGCCGTTCCCGCAGAACCGGTTCGGGGAGTTCGTCGGCTACAAGACCGACCACGACCCGCGCCAGCGGGCCACGTCCGTCGGCCCGTACACCTCGCGCACCATGGTCGAGCGGCTCGAGGCCAGGGTGCTGCGCGACGGCGTGCGCGTGCTCGGCGAGTGCCGCGTCGTCGACGTCGTCACCATGCCCGACGGCGGCGGACGGGCGGTGGCCGGGCTGCTCGTGCTGCGCACCGACGTGCCGCACGACGGCGCGGCGAGCCCGTGGCTGCTGCTGCGCTGCACGAACCTCGTCTACGCGACCGGCGGCCCCGCCGGCATGTACGCCACCCGGGTGTTCCCGAACGGACAGTGGGGCGCCTCGGGTGCCGCCCACCGGGCGGGCGTGCACGGCAAGAACCTCACGGAGTGGCAGTTCGGTCTGGCGTCCACGCACCCGCGCTGGAACGTCTCCGGCACGTACATGCAGGTCATCCCGCGGTTCGTGTCCACCGACGCGGCCGGCGGCGACGAGCGCGAGTTCCTCACCGAGGCGATCGGCGACTACGGACGCCTGCTGAGCCTGGTGTTCCTCAAGGGCTACCAGTGGCCGTTGGACATCCGCAAGGCCCGCGACGGCTCCTCGCTGATCGACCTGCTGGTCTACCGCGAGACGGTGCTGCGGGGCCGGCGGGTGTTCCTCGACTTCCGCCGCAACCCGGTGCGCGACGATCTCGACCCGTCCGCGCTGAGCCCGGAGGCGTACGAGTACCTCGACAAGGCGGGCGTGCTGTTCGGCACCCCGGTGCAGCGGCTGCGGCACATGAACGAGCCCGCCTACCAGTTCTACCGGGACAAGAACCCGTACGTGGACCTCGAGACGCAGCTTCTCGAGGTGGACGTGTGCGCCCAGCACAACAACGGCGGCCTCGTCGTCGACGCGTGGTGGCATTCCAATGTGGCCGGGTTCTTCCCCGTGGGGGAGGCGGGCGGCGCGCACGGCGTCTACCGGCCGGGCGGCGCCGCGCTCAACTCGGGCCAGGTGGGCGCGACGCGGGCCGCGCAGTACATCGCGGCCCGCCGCACGCACGCCCCGCTGGACGACGATGCGTTCGCCGTCGCCGCGGAACCCGTGCTGGCCGAGGCGCTGGCCCTCACGGCCGCGGCCACCGGCCGGGCCACCGCCGGAGACCCCGACAACACGGGCGAGCTGCTCCGCGCGGCGCAGGAGCTCATGAGCGCCAAGGCCGGGCCGGTCCGCTCCGCGGCATCGATCCACGAGGCGCTCGACCAGGTGGGCGAATGGCTGGCCGCCTACCCGCAGCGGGTGAGCGCCGACGCCGGCTCCCGCCGGTCGGTCGACCGCACCTTCCTGGTGCGCGACATCCTGACCAGCGCCTACGTGTACCTCTCCGCGATGGCGGACTACGTCGCCCACGGCGGGCGCTCGCGCGGCTCGGTGCTCTACACGGACGCCTCCGGAGGCCTCCCGCTGACCGGCTACGGCCCCGGTGCGCAGGCAGAGCTCGACCTGCCCGCGGAGTTCCGGTTCGTCCTCGACGGCGGCGCGCTCGACGACGTCGTGCAGGAGACCGCGTACACGCCGGGCGCCGACGCCGGGAAGGTCACGTTCACGTGGCGCCCGCGCCGCCCCATCCCGCCGGCGGACGACTTCTTCGAGAACGTCTGGCGCGACTACCGCAAACACGGCAACGTGCGCTGA
- a CDS encoding sugar phosphate isomerase/epimerase family protein, whose product MSTDLSRLSLNTATTKRASLAEAVDAAAAAGLGAVGPWRDRVQEVGVEKAARIIRDAGLRVSSLCRGGFLTTSDDDAAAVALDDNRRAIREAATLGTHELILVVGGLDAASAPGAGARPYPAGRGDDPARDLVATRRRAADRIGELAPYAAEHGVRLVLEPLHPLFAADRAVISTLGQALDLAAPFDPDVVGVVVDTYHVWWDPDLHAQIARAGAEGRLAAYQVCDWVLPLAAEPLNSRGHVGDGYVDFATITRWVAEAGYTGDVEVEIFHEDVWARPPAQTVATLADRYTRHVLPYL is encoded by the coding sequence GTGAGCACCGACCTGTCGCGGCTCTCCCTCAACACCGCCACCACCAAGCGCGCCTCCCTCGCCGAGGCCGTCGACGCCGCGGCCGCCGCGGGCCTCGGCGCCGTCGGCCCGTGGCGCGACCGGGTGCAGGAGGTCGGTGTCGAGAAGGCGGCCCGGATCATCCGGGACGCCGGGCTGCGCGTCTCGTCCCTGTGCCGTGGCGGGTTCCTCACCACGTCCGACGACGACGCGGCCGCCGTCGCGCTGGACGACAACCGGCGCGCGATCCGCGAGGCCGCGACGCTCGGCACCCACGAGCTGATCCTCGTCGTCGGCGGCCTGGACGCCGCGTCCGCCCCCGGGGCTGGCGCCAGGCCCTACCCGGCGGGGCGGGGCGACGACCCTGCCCGCGACCTGGTCGCCACCCGGCGGCGTGCGGCCGACCGGATCGGCGAGCTGGCGCCGTACGCGGCCGAGCACGGCGTGCGGCTCGTGCTCGAACCCCTGCACCCGTTGTTCGCGGCCGACCGGGCGGTGATCTCGACCCTGGGTCAGGCCCTCGACCTCGCCGCACCGTTCGACCCCGACGTCGTCGGCGTCGTCGTCGACACGTACCACGTGTGGTGGGACCCCGACCTGCACGCCCAGATCGCCCGTGCAGGCGCGGAGGGGCGGCTGGCCGCCTACCAGGTGTGCGACTGGGTGCTGCCGCTGGCCGCCGAACCGCTCAACTCGCGCGGCCACGTCGGCGACGGGTACGTGGACTTCGCGACCATCACGCGCTGGGTCGCGGAAGCGGGATACACGGGCGACGTCGAGGTCGAGATCTTCCACGAGGACGTGTGGGCGCGCCCTCCCGCGCAGACGGTCGCGACGCTGGCGGACCGCTACACCCGCCACGTCCTGCCGTACCTCTAG
- a CDS encoding Gfo/Idh/MocA family protein — MTATRTLRIAMNGVTGRMGYRQHLVRSILPIRDAGGVLLPDGTRLQVEPVLVGRDGARLAELAARHDVAEWTTDRDGIIADPATDVVFDASMTSLRVKTLTKALQAGKHVYTEKPTAETLADAVELARLGAQAGVTVGVVHDKLYLPGLVKLRRLVDEGFFGRILSLRGEFGYWVFEGDVQPAQRPSWNYRRADGGSMSTDMYPHWSYVLEGIVGRVTSVTTQTATHVPTRWDERGEPYAATADDAAYGIFTLTTPAGDPVVAQINSSWAVRVHRDELVEFQVDGSHGSAVAGLFGCVVQPRSVTPKAVWNPDLPATEPFRDQWLPVPDNGELENGFKAQWQEFLRDVAAGRPHRYDLLSAARGVQLAELGLRSSAQGRRLDVPEIVL, encoded by the coding sequence ATGACCGCCACCCGAACCCTGCGGATCGCCATGAACGGCGTCACCGGCCGCATGGGCTACCGCCAGCACCTCGTCCGTTCGATCCTGCCGATCCGCGACGCCGGCGGCGTCCTGCTGCCCGACGGCACCCGGCTGCAGGTCGAGCCCGTGCTCGTCGGACGCGACGGGGCGCGGCTCGCCGAGCTCGCGGCCCGGCACGACGTCGCCGAGTGGACCACCGACCGGGACGGGATCATCGCCGACCCCGCCACCGACGTCGTCTTCGACGCCTCGATGACCTCCCTGCGCGTCAAGACGCTGACCAAGGCGCTGCAGGCCGGCAAGCACGTGTACACCGAGAAGCCGACGGCCGAGACGCTCGCCGACGCCGTCGAGCTCGCCCGCCTGGGCGCCCAGGCGGGCGTGACCGTCGGCGTCGTGCACGACAAGCTCTACCTGCCCGGGCTGGTCAAGCTGCGCCGCCTCGTGGACGAGGGGTTCTTCGGCCGCATCCTGTCGCTGCGCGGCGAGTTCGGGTACTGGGTCTTCGAGGGGGACGTGCAGCCCGCCCAGCGGCCGTCCTGGAACTACCGGCGGGCCGACGGCGGCTCGATGTCCACCGACATGTACCCGCACTGGAGCTACGTGCTCGAGGGCATCGTCGGCCGGGTCACCTCGGTGACCACGCAGACCGCCACCCACGTCCCCACCCGCTGGGACGAGCGGGGCGAGCCGTACGCCGCCACCGCCGACGACGCCGCCTACGGCATCTTCACCCTCACCACCCCCGCCGGAGACCCGGTGGTGGCGCAGATCAACTCCTCGTGGGCCGTGCGTGTGCACCGCGACGAGCTGGTCGAGTTCCAGGTGGACGGCAGCCACGGCTCGGCCGTGGCCGGCCTCTTCGGCTGCGTCGTCCAGCCCCGGTCGGTGACACCCAAGGCCGTGTGGAACCCCGACCTGCCCGCCACCGAGCCGTTCCGCGACCAGTGGCTGCCCGTGCCCGACAACGGCGAGCTCGAGAACGGGTTCAAGGCCCAGTGGCAGGAGTTCCTGCGCGACGTCGCCGCGGGCCGCCCGCACCGCTACGACCTGCTGTCCGCAGCCCGCGGCGTCCAGCTCGCCGAGCTCGGCCTGCGCTCGTCGGCGCAGGGCCGCCGCCTCGACGTGCCGGAGATCGTGCTGTGA